Proteins from one Bacteroides mediterraneensis genomic window:
- a CDS encoding peptidylprolyl isomerase, whose translation MATLQKIRSKGPLLVIVIGLALFAFIAGDAWKVLQPHQGKQDVGEVNGEVLSAQDYQKMVDELSEVIKLTNGLNSLTEDQLNNVKDQVWQSYVNNKLIAEQAKKLGLKVTDAEIQAIIDQGTHPLLMQTPFRNPQTGMFDKDMLKKFLVDYANMDASKMPAQYVEYYQKMGAFWKFVEKTLAESTLAEKYQNLVTKSLISNPVSAEDAFKSRTEQSDLLLAGVPYSSISDSTIQVSDSEIKDRYNEKKEQFKQLVETRDIRYIDVKVVPSDADRKAVEKEVTEYSSQLANTTTDFGTFVRSTGSSVNYSDVPVKKTVLPADVAARLDSTGVNEIYGPYYNQTDDSYNAFKVLAKVSSPDSIQFRQIQVYADTEEKTKTLADSIYNALKGGADFAAVAKIYGQTGEATWVNSQSWEGAELDADNSKFINTLLNQPVNELTNVNMGQANLILQVMDKKGMQTKYKVAVVKRPVEFSKETYNAAYNKFSQFVAQNTTIESMVKNAEESGYTLTPRTDLSSAEHYVGGVRSTREALKWIFAAKPGEVSPLYECGENDHLMVVALDKIHEAGYRDINSVAEMLKNEIRRDKKADQIMAEMKKYNSIAQVKGMKDAVSDSVKHVTFSAPAYISVTRASEPVVGAVAAKTAVNKVSTPVKGNAGVYMIQVYAKDKGNEKFDAKQEEATLSNMAARIAGSQLINDLYQKAKVEDKRYLFF comes from the coding sequence ATGGCAACTTTACAAAAAATTCGAAGCAAAGGACCTTTATTGGTCATCGTAATCGGTCTTGCCCTTTTTGCATTCATCGCGGGAGACGCATGGAAAGTGCTCCAGCCGCATCAAGGTAAACAAGACGTAGGAGAAGTGAACGGGGAAGTTCTCAGTGCACAAGATTATCAAAAGATGGTAGATGAGCTCAGCGAAGTCATCAAACTGACAAACGGTCTGAATTCCCTCACGGAAGATCAGTTGAACAACGTAAAAGATCAGGTATGGCAGAGCTACGTCAACAACAAACTGATTGCTGAACAGGCAAAGAAACTGGGCCTGAAAGTGACAGATGCCGAAATTCAGGCCATCATCGACCAAGGAACTCACCCGTTGCTGATGCAGACTCCGTTCCGTAATCCGCAGACTGGCATGTTCGATAAAGATATGCTGAAAAAATTCTTGGTAGACTATGCCAATATGGACGCTAGCAAAATGCCGGCACAATATGTAGAATATTATCAGAAAATGGGTGCTTTCTGGAAGTTCGTAGAAAAAACCCTGGCTGAAAGCACATTGGCCGAGAAATACCAAAACCTGGTTACAAAATCATTGATTTCAAACCCGGTATCTGCTGAAGACGCATTCAAGTCTCGTACAGAACAGAGCGATTTGCTGCTGGCTGGTGTTCCCTACAGCTCTATCAGCGATTCAACCATCCAGGTTTCCGACAGCGAAATCAAGGACCGTTACAATGAAAAGAAAGAACAGTTCAAACAGCTGGTAGAAACACGCGACATCCGCTACATCGATGTGAAAGTGGTTCCGTCGGATGCAGACCGCAAAGCCGTTGAAAAAGAAGTGACAGAATACAGCAGCCAGCTGGCTAACACAACCACCGACTTCGGAACCTTCGTACGTTCTACAGGTTCTTCTGTAAACTATTCAGACGTTCCGGTAAAAAAGACGGTACTCCCTGCCGATGTAGCCGCCCGTCTTGACTCCACAGGCGTAAATGAAATATATGGCCCTTACTACAATCAGACAGACGATTCTTACAATGCCTTCAAGGTGCTGGCCAAAGTTTCTTCTCCTGATTCTATCCAGTTCCGCCAGATTCAGGTATATGCCGACACAGAAGAAAAGACAAAGACTCTGGCCGACAGTATCTACAATGCGTTGAAAGGCGGAGCCGACTTCGCTGCTGTAGCTAAAATCTACGGACAGACAGGTGAAGCAACTTGGGTTAATTCACAAAGCTGGGAAGGTGCCGAATTGGATGCCGACAACAGCAAGTTCATCAACACACTGCTCAACCAGCCGGTAAACGAACTGACAAACGTGAACATGGGACAGGCCAACCTGATTCTGCAGGTAATGGACAAAAAAGGCATGCAGACCAAGTATAAAGTCGCTGTAGTAAAACGTCCGGTTGAATTCAGCAAGGAAACCTACAATGCGGCCTACAACAAGTTCAGCCAGTTTGTAGCACAGAACACCACCATCGAATCTATGGTCAAGAATGCAGAAGAAAGTGGTTATACACTGACACCGCGCACCGACCTCTCCAGTGCAGAACACTATGTAGGTGGTGTACGTTCCACTCGCGAAGCCCTGAAATGGATTTTCGCCGCAAAACCGGGTGAAGTTTCTCCGCTGTATGAATGTGGTGAAAACGACCACCTGATGGTAGTAGCTCTCGACAAGATTCATGAAGCTGGTTACCGTGACATCAACTCGGTAGCAGAAATGCTGAAGAATGAAATCCGTCGCGACAAGAAAGCAGACCAGATTATGGCTGAAATGAAGAAATACAACTCTATCGCTCAGGTAAAAGGCATGAAAGATGCAGTGAGTGATTCAGTAAAACACGTTACTTTCAGCGCACCGGCTTATATTTCAGTGACACGCGCCAGCGAACCGGTTGTCGGTGCTGTAGCTGCCAAAACCGCAGTCAACAAAGTAAGCACTCCTGTCAAGGGAAATGCAGGTGTTTATATGATTCAGGTATATGCCAAGGATAAGGGCAACGAGAAATTTGATGCAAAACAGGAAGAAGCCACATTGAGCAACATGGCCGCACGTATCGCAGGAAGCCAGCTCATCAATGACCTGTATCAGAAAGCAAAAGTGGAAGACAAACGTTATCTCTTCTTCTAA